The proteins below come from a single Rhizobium rhizoryzae genomic window:
- a CDS encoding alpha/beta hydrolase translates to MQSIRFLAALAACLVQALPAQAQMSANPPEIGEGVRAFGDKLGPDVVKGVTTLYRPLHEAASKEGVKVEKDLAYGNGERQKLDLYIPSTLPEGAKPPVLVFAHGGGFVRGDKKDVSHFGYYFAQHGIVTALINYGFAPQARFPAGGEDVGKAVAWLRTNSSAHPGDTRSIFVSGNSAGATHAATFGFVTSASSQDDGVRGLILISIPTADAEDLAAQDKVYYGEDASQYPQMSIIRRIADRKLPVFLAVAENDMPSIQRQNKKLVDALFNRDSRLPVYKTALGHNHISIIEHFGTADESLGPDILEFIRQNRTK, encoded by the coding sequence ATGCAGTCGATCCGTTTTCTGGCTGCGCTTGCGGCATGTCTGGTGCAAGCCTTGCCCGCGCAGGCGCAAATGTCTGCCAATCCGCCGGAGATCGGCGAAGGTGTGCGTGCCTTCGGCGACAAACTCGGGCCAGACGTCGTGAAGGGCGTCACAACACTATATCGACCCCTGCACGAGGCAGCGTCGAAGGAAGGAGTGAAGGTCGAGAAGGATCTCGCCTATGGTAACGGTGAGCGCCAGAAGCTCGACCTCTACATCCCGTCCACCCTTCCTGAAGGAGCAAAGCCGCCTGTCCTTGTCTTCGCCCATGGCGGCGGCTTTGTGCGTGGCGATAAAAAGGACGTGTCGCACTTCGGCTATTACTTTGCCCAGCACGGGATTGTGACAGCACTGATCAACTACGGCTTCGCGCCCCAGGCGCGTTTTCCGGCAGGTGGGGAAGATGTCGGCAAGGCCGTTGCCTGGCTGCGAACCAATTCGTCAGCCCATCCGGGCGATACCAGGTCGATTTTCGTTTCCGGGAATTCGGCGGGTGCAACCCATGCCGCGACGTTCGGCTTCGTCACCTCCGCCTCAAGCCAGGACGACGGTGTGCGAGGCCTCATCCTGATCTCGATTCCGACCGCCGATGCAGAGGATCTCGCGGCACAGGACAAGGTCTATTACGGTGAGGACGCAAGCCAGTATCCGCAAATGTCGATCATACGGCGTATTGCTGATCGCAAGCTGCCCGTGTTCCTCGCAGTTGCCGAGAACGACATGCCGTCCATCCAGCGCCAGAACAAGAAACTGGTGGATGCGCTGTTCAATCGCGACAGCCGTCTGCCCGTCTACAAGACAGCACTTGGCCACAATCATATCTCGATCATCGAACACTTCGGAACTGCGGACGAAAGCCTCGGCCCGGACATCCTAGAATTCATCCGTCAGAACCGGACGAAATAG
- a CDS encoding GlcG/HbpS family heme-binding protein: MFKLADATTIIDAALTEARARSLAPLAVAVLDAGGHLIAYKREDGAGIVRFDIAFGKAWGSLGMGFGTRELTERAAKNPTFITILASVSGGRMVPSPGGVLVVDQAGEVIGAVGISGDIGDNDEVCAIVGIERAGFRAAPKGLTD, translated from the coding sequence ATGTTCAAACTCGCTGACGCAACGACTATCATCGATGCAGCTCTGACCGAAGCACGCGCCCGCTCTCTTGCGCCGCTCGCCGTCGCAGTCCTCGACGCAGGCGGGCATCTCATTGCCTACAAACGCGAAGACGGTGCCGGTATCGTCCGTTTCGACATCGCCTTTGGCAAGGCCTGGGGCTCTCTGGGCATGGGGTTCGGAACCCGAGAGTTGACCGAACGCGCCGCCAAGAACCCCACCTTCATCACCATCCTCGCCTCGGTGAGCGGTGGGCGCATGGTGCCCTCTCCGGGCGGTGTCCTGGTTGTCGATCAGGCGGGTGAAGTGATCGGAGCCGTCGGCATATCAGGCGATATCGGCGACAATGATGAGGTTTGCGCGATTGTCGGCATAGAGCGCGCCGGTTTCCGCGCCGCGCCAAAGGGCTTGACGGACTAA
- a CDS encoding ABC transporter permease, which translates to MTGFSFRKFGLGLSGLAAFLLIWKLVTDAKIVSPIFLPGPERTFTALMNGLAGGPLLGQTVETVERMLLGWLLASLVGILLGALIGVSRRARTYIAPTLELLRPLPASAMIPIAIAFLGFSDQMVLVVIAFGALWPMLLATIHGFAAMEPRLYEVSAVLGLNRLQVIWKLALPSAMPMVLASLRLGLTISLILAVVGEMLASREGLGQSILLASRSFRSADLFAGIVILGAIGLIGSRLLSMAERRLLRWQASSR; encoded by the coding sequence ATGACGGGATTCTCATTCAGAAAATTCGGACTTGGTTTGTCGGGCCTCGCAGCATTCCTCCTGATCTGGAAACTTGTCACCGACGCGAAGATCGTTTCGCCGATCTTTCTGCCCGGACCGGAGCGCACATTCACCGCGCTCATGAATGGGCTGGCTGGCGGCCCTCTTCTGGGACAGACGGTTGAGACAGTAGAGCGCATGCTACTGGGCTGGCTGCTCGCTTCTCTTGTCGGCATTCTGCTAGGCGCGCTCATCGGCGTATCGCGACGCGCTCGAACATATATCGCACCGACCCTCGAATTGCTGCGCCCGTTGCCAGCCTCGGCCATGATCCCGATTGCCATCGCGTTTCTTGGCTTCTCGGACCAGATGGTTCTCGTGGTGATCGCCTTTGGCGCTCTATGGCCGATGCTTCTCGCAACGATCCATGGCTTTGCCGCTATGGAGCCTCGTCTTTATGAGGTAAGCGCAGTCCTCGGGCTCAACCGCCTTCAGGTCATCTGGAAGCTCGCTCTGCCCAGCGCCATGCCCATGGTTCTCGCCAGCCTTCGGCTCGGGCTCACCATCTCCCTTATTCTCGCCGTCGTCGGAGAGATGCTGGCGAGCCGGGAAGGATTGGGCCAAAGTATTCTGCTCGCCAGTCGAAGCTTCCGCTCGGCCGATCTTTTCGCCGGTATCGTCATTCTGGGCGCCATCGGCCTGATAGGCAGCCGCCTTCTATCGATGGCCGAACGCCGGTTGCTGCGCTGGCAGGCCTCTTCCCGCTAA
- a CDS encoding ABC transporter permease, producing the protein MTAAFGKSWRAALLPLGVIAVAQITATATRLESDSLASPAAIVLALFSVIADGSLLRATFDTLTAAFFGCIIGVGLGSLIGIVLGLFRLADDLLDLTIELLRPVPVVALIPVVMMLLGFGASMEVVIISLGLLWPSVVLARAAVKEVEPRLMEVSAVLQLGFSARLRKVVLPAILPQLFMSLKLAAGYALVVAVTVEITANPFGLGYGIMMAQQALRPAEMFAYLVWIGTIGWVISMGLNAVQRIFFPAYAKGERQ; encoded by the coding sequence ATGACTGCCGCTTTCGGGAAAAGTTGGCGGGCAGCCCTTCTGCCACTGGGCGTGATCGCCGTCGCGCAAATCACTGCGACGGCAACAAGACTGGAAAGCGATAGTCTCGCCAGTCCGGCCGCGATCGTGCTCGCCCTGTTCAGCGTAATTGCGGATGGTTCCCTCTTGCGCGCAACCTTCGATACTCTGACAGCCGCTTTCTTCGGCTGTATCATCGGGGTCGGGTTGGGATCGCTGATCGGCATCGTGCTGGGCCTTTTTCGTCTCGCAGACGATCTGCTCGACCTGACCATCGAATTGCTGCGTCCGGTCCCGGTCGTTGCGCTCATTCCTGTCGTGATGATGCTTCTGGGCTTTGGCGCCAGCATGGAAGTCGTCATCATCTCGCTCGGACTTCTCTGGCCTTCCGTCGTCCTTGCGCGTGCTGCCGTTAAAGAAGTTGAGCCGAGACTGATGGAGGTGTCGGCTGTACTCCAGCTCGGCTTTTCGGCAAGGCTGCGCAAGGTCGTGCTTCCCGCGATCCTGCCGCAGCTCTTCATGTCGTTGAAACTCGCGGCGGGCTACGCGCTCGTCGTGGCGGTCACGGTAGAGATCACCGCCAATCCGTTCGGCCTCGGCTATGGAATCATGATGGCACAGCAGGCCCTTCGTCCGGCGGAGATGTTTGCCTACCTCGTCTGGATCGGCACGATTGGATGGGTGATCAGCATGGGTCTCAATGCAGTACAACGCATCTTCTTTCCAGCCTATGCGAAGGGAGAACGCCAATGA
- a CDS encoding ABC transporter ATP-binding protein translates to MSTLEPRIRISDVTLSYGALQIIGGISVDIAPGETISVIGPSGCGKTTLLRMLAGLARPTSGSVELDGAVLGGPDRSIAIVFQDYGKALLPWRTAAGNVSLALEARGCPAKERPAIIQDLLQKIGLGRHADKYPSEMSGGMQQRLQIARCLAQEPKVLLMDEPFGALDAMTRQALQDEVLGLVATTGATMVFVTHDLEEAIYLGDRIVCLQPNPGRIGRIVDVRLARPRDQLLTREDPEFLRLRRELYDLIKDDHQ, encoded by the coding sequence ATGAGCACGCTTGAGCCACGCATCAGGATTAGCGATGTGACGCTCTCCTATGGTGCCTTGCAGATCATCGGCGGGATCAGCGTGGACATCGCTCCGGGCGAAACGATTTCCGTCATTGGCCCGTCAGGGTGCGGCAAAACCACACTTCTTCGCATGCTGGCGGGCCTTGCTCGCCCGACATCCGGCAGTGTGGAGCTCGATGGGGCGGTCCTCGGCGGACCGGATCGCTCCATCGCCATCGTTTTTCAGGATTACGGCAAAGCGCTTCTGCCTTGGCGGACGGCAGCGGGCAACGTATCCCTTGCGCTCGAAGCGCGAGGCTGCCCTGCCAAGGAGCGGCCGGCCATCATTCAGGATCTTCTACAGAAGATAGGTCTTGGACGGCACGCCGACAAATATCCCTCTGAAATGTCCGGTGGCATGCAGCAGCGCCTGCAGATCGCCCGATGCCTTGCGCAGGAACCGAAGGTTCTTCTCATGGACGAGCCATTCGGTGCGCTGGATGCCATGACGCGACAAGCGTTGCAGGACGAGGTTCTGGGGCTTGTCGCAACCACCGGCGCAACGATGGTTTTCGTCACGCATGATCTGGAGGAAGCCATCTATCTCGGTGACCGGATCGTATGCCTCCAGCCAAACCCAGGGCGTATAGGGCGCATTGTCGATGTGCGCCTTGCCCGCCCGCGCGATCAGTTGCTGACCCGCGAGGATCCGGAATTCCTGCGTTTGCGGCGTGAACTCTACGACCTGATCAAGGACGACCACCAATGA